A single Crateriforma conspicua DNA region contains:
- the lepB gene encoding signal peptidase I encodes MNRRNKNRPSGQRDDQNGGNQPDGNDAGGDEVKLSPAAARAQEIRTGAQRETVEAFVVAFILALLFRAFLAEAFVIPTGSMAPTLMGAHKEIDCDRCGQRFRIGASWEQRGPVTENVVVGGVCPNCRHANSLDLRNEANDATFSGDRILVSKFSYALSDPERWDVIVFKFPGNPKQNYIKRLVGLPEETVTLRHGDVYARPTGSQDADQILRKPDRTLLSMRHLVYDSDHQSPELIQADYPSRFQPWRPGATQPPQDSWQVSRDGDGMTARLDTAPASGTQWLRYYHRWPSQSQWDQADQGLSLASVDPYSSRAITDFYQYNSFAIVEAGAIYNTKPATFRGNGLSRMLGGGYGGGEFRDDFQSGGDLDQFSRYQFGTYQTGTDGMHWVGDLMIQADIETDADAKTATLELVESGVQFRCDIDLSDGTAKLSIVRDGQSFAFDDDVATPSASTSVRAGGRHQIRFSNFDDQLLLWVDGDLVSFDSPTSYAGLSIVPFDQRRPRFDGPGNPLDAAPAAIGVDGAATVHQVRIDRDKYYVATTDSRGGVHDYDLRLVSEVGGAMDMSGWGPQLQARLADPESWENLSIWNARRSAEFVMEKDQFFPMGDNSPESLDARCWAGTKEFGQPRSVDEDAYLYSEAHYVPRDLLVGKALLVFWPHPWNRPIPFTPNFKRMKLIR; translated from the coding sequence ATGAATCGTCGAAACAAGAACCGCCCGTCCGGACAACGCGATGACCAAAACGGCGGAAATCAGCCCGATGGCAACGACGCCGGGGGCGACGAGGTGAAGCTGAGCCCCGCGGCCGCGCGGGCGCAGGAAATCCGCACGGGGGCCCAGCGTGAAACTGTCGAAGCTTTCGTCGTCGCGTTCATTCTAGCGTTGCTGTTTCGCGCGTTTTTGGCCGAAGCTTTCGTGATTCCCACCGGATCGATGGCCCCGACCCTGATGGGGGCGCACAAGGAAATCGATTGCGACCGGTGTGGCCAGAGGTTTCGGATCGGTGCCAGTTGGGAACAGCGGGGACCGGTCACGGAAAACGTGGTCGTTGGTGGCGTGTGTCCGAATTGTCGTCATGCCAATTCGCTGGATCTGCGAAACGAGGCCAATGACGCGACCTTCAGCGGCGATCGGATTCTGGTCAGCAAGTTTTCCTACGCGCTAAGTGATCCGGAGCGCTGGGACGTCATCGTGTTCAAGTTTCCGGGCAATCCGAAACAAAACTACATCAAACGGCTGGTGGGATTACCGGAGGAGACTGTGACGCTGCGCCATGGCGACGTCTACGCGCGTCCGACCGGATCACAGGACGCGGACCAAATTCTTCGCAAACCGGATCGGACGCTGTTGTCGATGCGGCACCTGGTTTACGACAGTGATCATCAGTCGCCGGAATTGATCCAAGCGGATTACCCCAGCCGGTTTCAACCCTGGCGTCCCGGTGCGACGCAGCCACCGCAAGATTCCTGGCAGGTTTCGCGGGACGGCGATGGCATGACGGCGCGTCTGGATACGGCGCCCGCGTCGGGGACCCAGTGGCTGCGTTACTACCATCGCTGGCCATCGCAATCGCAGTGGGACCAAGCCGATCAGGGGCTTAGCCTGGCATCGGTCGATCCCTACAGCAGTCGCGCGATCACAGATTTCTATCAATACAATTCGTTTGCCATTGTCGAAGCGGGAGCGATCTATAACACCAAGCCTGCGACGTTCCGCGGAAACGGACTGTCACGCATGTTGGGTGGCGGTTACGGCGGCGGCGAATTTCGTGATGACTTTCAATCTGGCGGCGATTTGGACCAGTTCAGTCGCTACCAATTCGGCACCTATCAGACCGGCACCGACGGCATGCACTGGGTCGGTGATCTGATGATCCAGGCTGACATCGAAACCGATGCTGATGCGAAGACGGCCACCTTGGAATTGGTCGAAAGCGGTGTCCAGTTTCGGTGCGACATCGATTTGTCCGATGGGACGGCAAAGCTGTCGATCGTCCGCGATGGACAATCGTTCGCTTTTGATGACGACGTTGCGACGCCGTCCGCTTCGACGAGCGTTCGTGCCGGCGGCCGGCACCAAATTCGCTTTAGCAATTTTGATGACCAATTGTTGTTGTGGGTCGACGGCGATTTAGTTTCTTTCGATTCGCCGACCAGCTATGCGGGACTGTCGATTGTTCCGTTTGATCAACGACGTCCGCGATTCGATGGCCCCGGAAATCCGCTGGACGCCGCGCCCGCGGCGATCGGTGTCGATGGGGCGGCAACGGTTCACCAAGTTCGCATTGATCGCGACAAATACTATGTGGCAACGACCGACAGCCGTGGCGGCGTCCATGATTACGACTTGCGTTTGGTCAGCGAAGTCGGCGGCGCGATGGACATGTCGGGCTGGGGACCGCAGTTGCAGGCCCGGTTGGCTGATCCTGAAAGCTGGGAAAACCTGTCCATTTGGAATGCACGGCGGAGTGCCGAATTCGTGATGGAGAAAGACCAGTTCTTTCCCATGGGTGACAACAGCCCGGAAAGTCTGGACGCACGGTGCTGGGCAGGCACCAAAGAATTCGGACAGCCTCGCAGCGTGGACGAAGACGCGTACTTGTATTCCGAAGCCCACTACGTGCCTCGCGACTTGCTGGTCGGCAAAGCGCTGTTGGTCTTTTGGCCTCACCCGTGGAACCGCCCCATTCCGTTCACGCCAAATTTCAAACGCATGAAATTGATCCGCTAG
- the lptB gene encoding LPS export ABC transporter ATP-binding protein produces the protein MNVFQSVDQAMDRESMVLQAVDLQKTYGRRRVVDGVNLQVGQAEIVGLLGPNGAGKSTSFRMICGMVEPDRGNVYLGGQDVTDWPMFRRARDGRMGYLPQEPSVFKKLTVEQNISSLLELLGADRATRRQRTDELLQEFNITHIRKSKAAGLSGGERRRLEIARCLVSDPTIVMLDEPFAGIDPVTVQSIQGVIRQLRDSGISVLITDHAAREILSVVDRCYVIYKGQVLIDGSPDEVKRHPKVREEYLGDLDGSASGAPTALGEASPIATASESPVAQEAWTPAAFDDPNASQSVQRVDGGHPTTTPAARQARRLRRVTDV, from the coding sequence ATGAACGTTTTTCAATCAGTCGATCAAGCGATGGATCGTGAATCGATGGTCTTGCAGGCGGTCGATCTGCAGAAGACCTACGGCCGACGGCGTGTGGTCGACGGCGTGAATCTGCAAGTCGGCCAAGCCGAAATCGTCGGTCTGCTGGGACCCAACGGTGCCGGCAAATCGACCAGTTTTCGGATGATCTGCGGCATGGTCGAACCGGATCGTGGCAACGTGTATCTGGGCGGTCAGGACGTGACCGATTGGCCGATGTTCCGCCGCGCGCGTGACGGGCGAATGGGTTATCTGCCCCAGGAACCCAGCGTTTTCAAAAAGCTGACGGTCGAGCAAAACATCTCGTCCTTGTTGGAATTGTTGGGCGCGGATCGAGCCACACGTCGCCAACGCACCGATGAATTGCTGCAGGAATTCAACATCACCCACATCCGCAAAAGCAAAGCGGCGGGGCTGTCCGGTGGCGAACGTCGACGTTTGGAGATTGCCCGTTGTTTGGTTTCGGATCCGACCATCGTGATGTTGGACGAGCCGTTTGCCGGAATCGACCCCGTCACCGTTCAGTCGATCCAGGGGGTGATTCGTCAGTTGCGAGATTCGGGGATCAGCGTCTTGATCACCGACCACGCGGCGCGGGAAATCTTAAGCGTCGTGGATCGATGCTATGTGATCTACAAGGGCCAAGTGTTGATCGACGGTTCGCCCGATGAGGTCAAGCGGCATCCGAAGGTCCGTGAAGAATATTTAGGTGATTTGGATGGATCCGCCAGCGGCGCGCCCACTGCCTTGGGCGAAGCCAGTCCGATTGCAACCGCTTCGGAGTCACCGGTTGCCCAAGAAGCATGGACGCCGGCGGCCTTCGATGATCCGAATGCCTCACAGTCGGTCCAGCGTGTCGATGGCGGACACCCGACGACCACGCCCGCGGCGCGTCAAGCCAGACGCTTGCGGCGTGTCACCGATGTGTGA
- the dprA gene encoding DNA-processing protein DprA, whose translation MDESIVDTDQSPAAPASASLRDLLQLVLLPGLGPRTLARLLERFGTATKVLTADGEALACVPNVGRKLVHTIRTAGDHVCADQVLRWCDDQGVRLVRDTDADYPMGLKDLDDAPPLLFLRGDWVDQDQLSVAMVGTRHATTYGLKQAERLAFGLAKAGITVVSGLARGIDTAAHRGCLDGGGRTLAVLGGGLGEIYPAENKPLADRCSQSGAVISEQPPYAKPRSGHFPQRNRLIAAMSLATLVIEAPDRSGSLITARQAYELNRDVLALPGPVTSRTSRGCNQLIRDGAVLVQTVDDVLEAIGPMSNPVTTDEQTTIRSGAELQLNDIERSVLQAIAPESTSIDTVIAQSGLPAHRVISTISVLEMRRLIRRLSSQYVARI comes from the coding sequence ATGGATGAATCAATAGTCGATACGGATCAATCGCCGGCGGCCCCCGCCAGTGCATCTTTGCGTGATCTGTTGCAACTGGTGCTGTTGCCCGGCCTGGGGCCACGGACTTTGGCGCGTTTGTTGGAACGTTTTGGCACCGCCACCAAAGTCCTCACGGCGGACGGGGAAGCTTTGGCGTGCGTCCCCAATGTTGGACGCAAGCTGGTCCATACGATTCGCACGGCCGGCGATCACGTTTGTGCGGATCAAGTGCTGCGGTGGTGCGATGACCAGGGCGTCCGTCTGGTCCGCGACACCGATGCCGATTACCCGATGGGGTTGAAGGACTTGGACGATGCCCCGCCGCTGTTGTTCCTGCGAGGCGATTGGGTGGACCAGGACCAGCTTTCGGTTGCGATGGTGGGTACGCGTCATGCGACCACGTATGGATTGAAACAAGCCGAGCGTTTGGCATTCGGATTGGCCAAAGCGGGCATCACCGTGGTCAGCGGGTTGGCGCGTGGCATCGACACCGCGGCCCACCGTGGCTGTTTGGATGGAGGCGGCCGAACGTTGGCCGTTCTGGGCGGCGGCCTGGGCGAAATCTATCCCGCCGAAAACAAACCCTTGGCCGACCGGTGCAGCCAAAGCGGCGCGGTCATCAGCGAACAACCGCCCTATGCCAAACCGCGCAGCGGTCATTTCCCACAGCGGAATCGGCTAATCGCCGCCATGTCATTGGCCACGTTGGTGATCGAAGCCCCGGATCGCAGCGGATCCTTGATCACCGCACGCCAGGCATACGAACTGAATCGCGACGTCTTGGCCCTTCCCGGTCCGGTAACCAGTCGCACCTCGCGTGGATGCAATCAATTGATCCGTGATGGGGCAGTGCTGGTGCAAACCGTTGACGACGTGTTGGAAGCGATCGGCCCCATGTCCAACCCCGTGACCACCGACGAACAGACAACGATCCGCAGTGGCGCTGAACTGCAGCTCAATGACATCGAACGGTCCGTGCTACAGGCGATCGCACCGGAGAGCACCTCCATCGATACGGTCATCGCGCAAAGCGGTTTACCGGCGCACCGAGTCATCAGTACGATCAGCGTTTTGGAAATGCGTCGTCTGATCCGTCGGCTTAGCAGTCAATACGTCGCGCGTATCTAG
- a CDS encoding GNAT family N-acetyltransferase — protein MKIRPACVDDASEIAEIYNHYVSAGGSTFDTIRWTESMVQRWIPPKPPGGWYVAVDDDATVIGWTTLRPISQREGFRHTCESAIYLLPAAQGRGIADPLQNAIFDHCRRHGVHHVMARIIADNQRSVAFHQRHGFETVGVQKEVGYLNKRWVDLVVMQLLVDIQIDD, from the coding sequence ATGAAGATTCGCCCGGCCTGTGTCGATGACGCCAGCGAAATCGCTGAGATCTATAACCACTATGTATCGGCCGGCGGATCAACGTTTGACACGATCCGCTGGACCGAAAGTATGGTTCAGCGTTGGATCCCGCCAAAGCCACCGGGCGGTTGGTATGTCGCGGTCGACGATGACGCGACGGTGATCGGCTGGACCACATTGCGACCGATCAGCCAGCGCGAGGGGTTTCGGCACACGTGCGAATCGGCCATCTATCTGTTGCCGGCCGCCCAAGGACGTGGTATCGCCGATCCGCTACAAAACGCGATCTTTGATCATTGTCGACGCCATGGCGTCCATCACGTGATGGCACGGATCATCGCGGACAACCAGCGAAGCGTGGCGTTTCACCAACGTCACGGCTTTGAAACGGTGGGCGTCCAAAAGGAAGTCGGCTATCTGAATAAGCGTTGGGTCGATTTGGTCGTGATGCAATTGCTGGTCGACATCCAGATCGATGATTGA
- the metG gene encoding methionine--tRNA ligase, which produces MTRRLLVTSALPYANGPIHIGHLVEYIQTDIWVRFQKLMGNRAIYMCADDTHGTAIMIRAKAEGRSEEALIASMSEAHQRDFAGFDIRFDHYGSTHSEENRQLCHQFWESLRKAGLIAERSIEQLYDPEAETFLADRFVRGTCPVCGLEGQAGDNCNNGHTYSPTELIDPKSTLSGATPVLKEATHLFVELEKLHDFLNDWVDSADALQSETANYLKGYFLSAELKDWDISRPAPYFGFEIPDAPGNYWYVWFDAPIGYIASTAQWCAANNETLADWWQSDDCEVHHFIGKDITYFHTLFWPGMLKTAGFSLPTKVHIHGFLNVDGKKMSKRDGTLVAAETYLKHLEPSYLRYFYATKLTSRVEDLDLGLDEFAEKVNSDLVGKVVNLASRVGKFAAKLGLSKTYPEDGGLFQAAAAKGKDIADAYEQCEYAKAMRLIMELADAANPFVEHAKPWEMKKDPEREDELRDICTVALNLFRQLAIYLSPVLPKLAQQCGELLNDPITSWEQSQTPLVGSPVNKFQRMMNRVQVEDLQKMIDEGKQESAADEKPVNPFGDSDQPLKDEPIADEITIDDFAKVDLRVARVLSAEQVPEANKLLKLTLGLGGDETRQVFAGIKAAYEPEKLVGRLVVMVANLKPRKMRFGLSEGMVTAAGPGGADVFVLGVDDGALPGQRVH; this is translated from the coding sequence ATGACACGACGTCTGTTGGTCACCAGCGCGTTGCCCTATGCCAACGGTCCGATCCACATCGGGCACTTGGTCGAATACATCCAGACCGACATCTGGGTCCGCTTTCAAAAGCTGATGGGCAACCGCGCGATTTACATGTGCGCCGACGACACCCATGGCACGGCGATCATGATCCGGGCGAAGGCCGAAGGACGCAGCGAAGAAGCGTTGATTGCCAGCATGAGCGAGGCTCATCAACGTGATTTCGCCGGCTTTGACATCCGTTTCGACCATTACGGCAGCACCCACAGCGAAGAAAACCGCCAGCTTTGTCACCAATTCTGGGAATCCCTTCGCAAGGCCGGACTGATCGCCGAACGCAGCATTGAACAACTGTACGATCCCGAGGCGGAAACGTTTCTGGCCGATCGCTTTGTTCGAGGCACTTGTCCGGTTTGTGGGCTGGAGGGTCAGGCGGGGGACAACTGCAACAACGGCCACACCTATTCGCCCACCGAATTGATCGATCCCAAAAGCACTCTAAGCGGTGCGACGCCGGTGCTGAAGGAAGCGACACACCTGTTCGTGGAATTGGAAAAGCTGCACGACTTTTTGAACGACTGGGTTGATTCGGCCGATGCCTTGCAAAGCGAAACGGCGAACTACCTGAAGGGCTACTTCCTGTCGGCGGAACTGAAGGACTGGGACATCAGTCGCCCGGCACCCTATTTCGGGTTCGAGATCCCCGACGCGCCGGGCAATTATTGGTACGTCTGGTTCGACGCCCCGATCGGTTACATCGCGTCGACCGCCCAGTGGTGTGCGGCCAACAACGAAACCCTGGCCGATTGGTGGCAAAGCGACGACTGTGAAGTGCACCACTTCATCGGCAAGGACATCACTTACTTTCACACACTGTTTTGGCCGGGGATGCTGAAAACGGCGGGATTCAGTCTGCCGACCAAAGTGCATATCCACGGCTTTTTGAATGTGGACGGCAAGAAGATGTCCAAACGCGACGGGACGTTGGTCGCGGCGGAAACCTATTTGAAGCACTTGGAACCCAGTTACCTGCGATATTTCTATGCGACGAAACTGACATCGCGGGTCGAGGATTTGGACTTGGGGTTGGATGAGTTTGCGGAAAAGGTCAACAGCGACTTGGTCGGAAAAGTCGTCAATCTGGCCAGCCGTGTTGGCAAGTTCGCCGCCAAACTGGGGCTTAGCAAAACGTATCCCGAGGATGGTGGGTTGTTCCAAGCCGCCGCGGCGAAGGGCAAGGACATTGCCGATGCCTATGAACAATGCGAATACGCCAAGGCCATGCGTTTGATCATGGAATTGGCGGACGCCGCCAATCCCTTCGTCGAGCATGCCAAGCCGTGGGAGATGAAAAAGGATCCAGAGCGGGAAGATGAGCTTCGTGACATTTGCACGGTCGCCCTGAACCTGTTCCGCCAATTGGCCATCTATTTGTCCCCCGTGTTGCCAAAGCTGGCACAGCAGTGTGGTGAATTGCTGAATGATCCGATCACGTCGTGGGAACAGTCGCAAACGCCGTTGGTCGGTTCCCCGGTCAACAAATTTCAACGCATGATGAATCGCGTCCAAGTAGAGGATTTGCAAAAGATGATCGACGAAGGAAAACAAGAATCGGCAGCTGATGAGAAACCCGTCAACCCGTTTGGCGATTCCGATCAGCCGCTGAAGGACGAACCGATCGCCGATGAGATCACCATCGACGACTTCGCCAAAGTGGACTTGCGGGTCGCGCGTGTCTTGTCGGCCGAACAGGTTCCCGAGGCGAACAAGTTGCTGAAGTTGACTCTGGGGCTTGGCGGTGACGAAACGCGTCAAGTCTTCGCCGGCATCAAAGCCGCCTACGAACCGGAAAAGCTGGTCGGTCGTTTGGTGGTCATGGTCGCCAACTTGAAACCGCGCAAGATGCGATTCGGGCTGAGCGAAGGCATGGTGACCGCAGCCGGCCCCGGCGGCGCGGACGTCTTCGTCCTGGGAGTCGACGATGGCGCTCTGCCAGGGCAACGTGTTCACTGA
- a CDS encoding trypsin-like peptidase domain-containing protein, giving the protein MTGIKFALASVAISWLSMLSVSANAILVEFTSKQCQHCETMKPVLAQLERSGVAIRRVDVSSEPHLVRRYGVRQTPTYLVIADGKEVTRLVGSHSIDELRQALQTNPGGPHIPTGSQQSAAPPRAAEFVDTPRTRLAAAGPGATNPPRLAAFGRSDVRPQNVPSVAPAGNTMAETMPNVTMADAVERARAATVRLRVYDGHGFGVGTGTIIDSHGQESLVMTCGHLFRDTDGEGRIEVDLFVGGETKTVPGQLVDYDAEDRDIAVVAIQPGINIQPVKVIKHSQKVTTGQAAFSFGCDRGADPSRRDTRVTGVNKYNQHLGVSNLEIDGAPIDGRSGGGLFDQNGCLIGVCNAADYKSDVGIYTGPGSIHWQLERVNLAHLAQGDAGTVVAQTNQFSAPTPAAELPATEPPVRLAALDAPAGGFDAGVVQPSALANPAGQDRREVIVIIRDPDQPDTQPRVLTIRQPSEALMNSLMTH; this is encoded by the coding sequence TTGACTGGTATCAAGTTCGCGCTAGCGTCCGTCGCTATTTCTTGGTTGTCGATGCTGTCGGTATCGGCCAACGCCATCTTGGTGGAATTCACGTCCAAACAGTGCCAGCACTGTGAAACGATGAAGCCCGTGCTGGCACAACTGGAACGATCGGGCGTTGCAATCCGCCGCGTCGACGTGTCCAGCGAACCGCATTTGGTTCGCCGTTACGGCGTTCGCCAAACGCCAACTTATCTGGTCATCGCCGACGGCAAAGAAGTCACACGCTTGGTCGGCAGCCACAGCATCGACGAACTTCGTCAAGCTTTGCAAACCAATCCGGGCGGACCCCACATCCCGACCGGTTCACAGCAATCCGCCGCGCCGCCACGGGCGGCCGAATTCGTGGACACTCCTCGAACACGTCTGGCTGCGGCCGGTCCGGGTGCAACAAACCCGCCACGCTTGGCCGCCTTTGGACGCTCCGACGTTCGACCACAAAACGTGCCATCCGTCGCACCGGCCGGCAACACGATGGCCGAAACCATGCCGAACGTCACGATGGCCGATGCGGTGGAACGTGCTCGCGCCGCAACGGTTCGCTTACGTGTTTATGACGGCCATGGCTTCGGCGTCGGCACCGGAACGATCATCGATTCGCATGGTCAGGAATCGCTGGTCATGACCTGCGGTCACCTGTTCCGCGACACCGACGGCGAAGGCCGGATCGAAGTCGATTTGTTCGTCGGTGGCGAAACCAAAACCGTGCCCGGCCAGTTGGTCGATTATGACGCCGAAGACCGTGACATCGCCGTGGTGGCGATCCAGCCGGGGATCAACATCCAACCGGTCAAGGTCATCAAGCACAGCCAAAAGGTCACCACCGGACAAGCCGCTTTCAGTTTCGGATGCGACCGCGGTGCCGATCCCTCGCGGCGTGATACCCGCGTCACCGGTGTCAATAAGTACAACCAACATTTGGGCGTCAGCAATCTGGAAATCGACGGCGCACCGATCGATGGTCGCAGCGGTGGTGGATTGTTCGACCAGAACGGATGTCTGATCGGCGTCTGCAACGCTGCGGACTACAAAAGCGATGTCGGCATCTACACCGGACCGGGATCGATCCACTGGCAGTTGGAACGCGTGAATCTGGCGCATCTGGCCCAAGGCGATGCCGGCACGGTTGTCGCCCAAACGAATCAATTTTCCGCGCCCACACCGGCCGCTGAATTACCTGCCACCGAACCACCGGTCCGCTTGGCCGCACTGGATGCACCGGCGGGAGGCTTTGACGCGGGCGTGGTTCAGCCTTCGGCCCTGGCCAATCCGGCCGGCCAAGATCGTCGTGAAGTGATTGTGATCATTCGCGATCCCGACCAACCCGACACCCAGCCGCGCGTGTTGACCATTCGCCAACCCAGCGAAGCGCTGATGAATTCTTTGATGACGCACTGA
- a CDS encoding enoyl-CoA hydratase/isomerase family protein, with protein MQHVDVKVHEEIATIVLDRPQVRNALSPGLLEDLNQAFSDVHQEKRVKAVVLTGAGSDFCSGLDLAVLNEINELPESESLAQSHQYWRQWAESIEVLLRFPKPVVAAVDGLAAGAGLTLALASDLMVLSHSATLSAPAIRHGLVGGVTASLLAFRHGGALASQMALSGEPMNAKVAVTRGIACQAVGSDQIWVAACDWARRCTQGPAAAIQATKRVINESIGEELISQISAAAAAGAAGCSHETAAQGIQAFVEKTDPPWHG; from the coding sequence TTGCAACACGTTGATGTCAAAGTTCACGAAGAAATCGCAACGATCGTTTTGGACCGACCCCAAGTTCGAAACGCGCTCAGTCCCGGGTTATTGGAAGATCTGAACCAAGCGTTTTCGGATGTTCATCAAGAAAAACGCGTCAAGGCGGTCGTGCTGACCGGCGCCGGATCCGATTTCTGTAGCGGATTGGACCTGGCGGTTCTGAACGAAATTAACGAGCTTCCTGAATCGGAATCTCTGGCCCAGTCGCACCAGTATTGGCGTCAATGGGCCGAGTCGATTGAGGTCCTTTTGCGTTTTCCAAAACCGGTCGTCGCCGCGGTCGACGGTCTGGCCGCCGGTGCTGGTCTAACGCTGGCGTTGGCCAGCGATCTGATGGTCCTTAGCCACAGCGCGACGCTGTCGGCGCCGGCGATCCGGCACGGTTTGGTCGGGGGCGTCACGGCATCCCTTTTGGCGTTTCGCCACGGCGGCGCACTAGCTTCGCAAATGGCGTTATCGGGCGAGCCTATGAATGCCAAAGTCGCCGTCACCCGCGGAATCGCCTGCCAGGCCGTGGGTTCCGACCAAATCTGGGTGGCCGCTTGCGACTGGGCGCGACGTTGCACTCAGGGGCCTGCCGCCGCGATCCAAGCCACCAAACGTGTGATCAATGAATCGATCGGTGAAGAACTGATCAGCCAGATTTCAGCTGCCGCCGCGGCCGGTGCCGCCGGTTGCAGCCACGAAACCGCCGCCCAGGGAATCCAAGCCTTTGTCGAAAAAACGGACCCGCCGTGGCATGGTTGA
- a CDS encoding sigma 54-interacting transcriptional regulator — translation MFAILHARSGPDKDRNYTLDPSRPAHIGRGTSCEILLTDPMSSRFHAVVFFEDGNWHLRDTSSRNGTLVNGQKADTARLLDKSIITIGETDLQLVEGDTEDVEESSIKQTWIADPDDLKERLQDREVDPINKLAQTEYLLDLYQISLNLMSGSSGVDTIETVLELLRDRTVASGVTLYHETHEGRLVPQSSYPKDSHKRLQLSRRLIRRIQRSSEPMWIDREYDPKVRGEIKAADGKPWSDLIVCPLSIDDNAIGMLAMFRDDSAFDHQHYDFVVAASRLLAIGLIQYQKTHSLAVERAHLAERNAEGPELIGQCDAMTRLKERITRVGRASGSVLIRGESGSGKELVARAVHRASPRADRPMLTVNCAAIPQDLIESQLFGHKKGSFTGADTDHVGWFEQAHTGTLFLDEIGELTLEGQAKLLRILEGHPFLPVGATEQVLVDVRVIAATNRDLAEFVREGHFREDLFYRLSVFELFVPPLRERDSDLDLLIDHFLAHFCRQHGRLKLRLSEDARDRMHEYPWPGNVRQLRNVIDSAVVMADDPMIQADDLGLRDAGISRLDTLRIDEWERRLIRQALEKSDGSVPKAAKMLGISRATAYRKIAEYDIQK, via the coding sequence ATGTTCGCCATCCTGCATGCAAGATCGGGTCCCGACAAAGATCGAAATTACACCCTCGATCCGTCCCGACCTGCGCATATCGGGCGTGGCACAAGTTGTGAGATCTTGCTGACCGATCCGATGAGTTCGCGGTTCCATGCCGTCGTCTTTTTCGAAGACGGGAATTGGCATCTTCGCGACACCAGCAGCCGCAACGGCACCTTGGTCAACGGCCAGAAAGCGGACACCGCGCGACTGCTGGACAAGTCGATCATCACGATCGGCGAAACGGATCTGCAATTGGTCGAAGGCGACACCGAAGACGTCGAAGAATCATCGATCAAACAAACCTGGATCGCCGATCCCGATGATTTAAAGGAACGCTTGCAGGATCGAGAGGTCGATCCGATCAACAAGCTGGCACAGACGGAATACTTGCTGGATTTGTACCAGATAAGTCTGAATCTGATGTCGGGCTCCAGCGGCGTCGACACCATCGAAACGGTGCTGGAACTGTTGCGCGATCGCACCGTCGCATCGGGTGTCACCCTTTATCACGAAACGCACGAAGGACGGCTGGTTCCCCAATCCAGCTATCCCAAGGATTCGCACAAGCGTCTGCAACTTAGCCGACGGCTGATCCGACGCATTCAACGCAGCAGCGAACCGATGTGGATCGATCGCGAATACGATCCGAAGGTGCGTGGCGAAATCAAGGCGGCCGACGGCAAGCCATGGTCCGATCTGATTGTTTGTCCGTTGTCCATCGACGACAACGCGATCGGAATGCTGGCGATGTTCCGCGATGATTCGGCGTTCGATCACCAGCACTATGATTTCGTCGTGGCGGCATCGCGGTTGTTGGCGATCGGTTTGATCCAATATCAAAAGACACACTCGTTGGCGGTCGAACGTGCTCACTTGGCCGAACGAAACGCCGAAGGCCCCGAGTTGATCGGTCAATGTGACGCGATGACCCGGTTGAAGGAGCGAATCACCCGGGTCGGTCGCGCCAGTGGATCGGTCCTGATCCGTGGCGAATCGGGCAGCGGAAAAGAACTGGTCGCGCGGGCGGTCCATCGCGCCAGCCCGCGTGCCGATCGACCGATGTTGACGGTCAACTGTGCCGCGATTCCACAGGATCTGATTGAAAGCCAGTTGTTCGGTCACAAGAAGGGTTCCTTCACCGGCGCCGATACCGATCACGTCGGCTGGTTCGAACAAGCCCACACCGGAACGCTGTTTTTGGACGAAATCGGCGAACTGACTTTGGAAGGTCAAGCGAAGCTGTTGCGAATCTTGGAAGGCCATCCTTTCCTACCCGTCGGTGCGACCGAACAGGTGTTGGTGGACGTGCGGGTGATCGCGGCGACCAATCGCGACTTGGCCGAATTTGTCCGCGAAGGCCATTTCCGCGAAGACCTGTTTTATCGACTCAGCGTTTTTGAACTGTTCGTCCCGCCGCTGCGTGAACGTGATAGTGATTTGGATCTGTTGATCGATCACTTCTTGGCACATTTCTGTCGCCAGCATGGTCGGTTGAAATTGCGCTTGTCCGAAGATGCACGCGACCGGATGCACGAATACCCCTGGCCGGGGAACGTCCGGCAATTGCGAAACGTCATCGATAGTGCGGTCGTGATGGCGGACGATCCAATGATCCAAGCCGACGATTTAGGGCTGCGCGACGCGGGCATCAGCCGCTTGGACACGCTGCGTATCGATGAATGGGAACGACGACTGATCCGACAGGCTTTGGAAAAAAGCGATGGCAGCGTTCCCAAGGCCGCCAAAATGTTGGGAATCAGTCGTGCGACGGCTTATCGAAAAATTGCCGAGTATGACATTCAAAAATAG